In Bythopirellula goksoeyrii, a single window of DNA contains:
- a CDS encoding TlpA family protein disulfide reductase — protein sequence MMQPIVQKCLLSKLTCVACAVGALSIGCSQSTVHDSVTQLAPKQQVVSEVANESTQRIEVESESLVAQSSVKPHVVRKEVAQEITANIPEVILSTAHSAMCRVRVGDEMPEIELPQLGHDEVTLSELSGDQATVVLFWKPDRWMSHMALSDLEREVVSSAESEKVAVIGIAVETPEDQVAAEAKSSGASFPQLLDVDGKAFDQLGMVMLPRIYVLDPAGRIVWFDIEYSESTRRELHETLDALKGTN from the coding sequence ATGATGCAACCAATTGTGCAGAAGTGCTTGTTGAGCAAACTGACTTGTGTTGCTTGCGCGGTCGGAGCCCTTTCAATTGGTTGCTCACAATCAACTGTTCACGATTCTGTGACACAATTGGCGCCCAAACAGCAAGTGGTATCTGAAGTCGCAAATGAATCGACTCAAAGAATCGAAGTTGAGTCGGAATCACTGGTTGCTCAGTCCTCGGTTAAGCCACATGTGGTTCGTAAGGAAGTGGCTCAAGAGATCACTGCCAACATTCCTGAAGTAATTCTGAGCACCGCCCACTCGGCAATGTGCCGCGTGCGTGTCGGCGACGAGATGCCAGAAATAGAATTGCCCCAATTGGGTCATGACGAGGTGACTCTATCAGAACTTAGTGGAGATCAAGCAACTGTTGTGCTGTTTTGGAAGCCCGACCGCTGGATGAGCCACATGGCGCTATCCGATTTGGAACGAGAAGTTGTGTCCAGCGCTGAATCGGAGAAAGTGGCTGTGATAGGCATCGCAGTAGAAACCCCTGAGGACCAAGTCGCAGCGGAAGCAAAATCCTCGGGAGCGAGTTTCCCGCAGCTCTTGGATGTCGATGGTAAAGCTTTCGACCAATTGGGCATGGTAATGCTTCCCCGCATCTATGTGCTCGATCCCGCTGGCCGCATCGTCTGGTTCGACATCGAGTACAGCGAGAGTACTCGGCGCGAGTTACATGAGACGCTGGATGCGCTGAAAGGGACGAATTGA
- the aspS gene encoding aspartate--tRNA ligase, producing the protein MLRTHTCGQLSEKLEGETVTLCGWVDSYRDHGGGLFVDLRDRYGITQVVFNPPDSTSEVIEASKSLRAEYVIRVTGKVAPRPEGMANKRLATGAIELRATTLELLNKCLTPPVSPSSDEAPGEDLRLKYRYLDLRRAEMQKTMLLRAALIKDMRDYFAEHDFVDVETPILGRSTPEGARDYLVPSRVHRNMFYALPQSPQLYKQILMIAGYDRYIQVARCFRDEDLRADRQPEFTQLDAEMSFVDSNDVMGIIDGLIAGLAKKHLGIEVATPLPRMTYDEAMERYGHDAPDLRFGMEIVDCTDLAAEAEFRVFHSVATSGGRVRAINAKKGTEQYSRRGIDGLTEFVGEYGAKGLAWFRVEEDGSLNSTIAKNFTPELLKRIGERLNAEPGDLLLFVADSFAVTCKALYALRSKIAREMKLYEPGQMNFSWVVEFPMFERDEEEARWQAMHHPFTAPRDQDLELLDTDPGNCRAKAYDLVVNGYEAGGGTIRIHDNKIQSKVFSLLGIDEETAKDRFGFLLDALQYGAPPHGGIALGIDRCVMLFAQLENIRDCIAFPKTQKATDLMTEAPGEVDAKQLRELAIKLVE; encoded by the coding sequence GTGCTTCGTACCCATACCTGTGGTCAACTTTCTGAAAAACTCGAGGGAGAAACCGTCACACTCTGCGGCTGGGTCGATAGCTACCGCGACCACGGTGGGGGGCTCTTTGTTGACCTCCGCGACCGCTACGGCATCACCCAAGTGGTCTTTAATCCTCCCGATTCCACTTCTGAGGTAATCGAGGCGAGCAAATCGCTACGGGCTGAGTATGTGATTCGCGTGACTGGCAAGGTCGCTCCCCGCCCGGAAGGAATGGCCAACAAGCGTTTGGCAACGGGCGCCATCGAATTGCGTGCCACGACGCTCGAACTGTTGAACAAGTGCCTTACGCCCCCCGTCTCGCCAAGTTCTGATGAAGCCCCCGGCGAAGATTTACGACTCAAATATCGCTACCTTGATCTGCGTCGTGCCGAGATGCAGAAAACGATGTTGCTTCGAGCCGCACTGATCAAGGACATGCGCGACTATTTCGCTGAGCATGATTTCGTCGACGTCGAGACACCAATCCTTGGACGCAGCACTCCCGAGGGGGCTCGCGATTATCTCGTTCCTAGTCGCGTACATCGTAACATGTTCTATGCCTTGCCGCAGTCACCGCAGTTGTACAAACAGATCCTGATGATCGCTGGCTACGATCGCTACATCCAAGTGGCCCGCTGCTTTCGCGATGAAGACCTCCGTGCTGACCGCCAACCGGAATTCACGCAACTGGATGCCGAGATGTCGTTCGTGGACTCCAACGATGTGATGGGAATCATCGATGGCTTGATCGCCGGACTTGCCAAGAAGCATTTGGGAATCGAAGTTGCAACTCCCCTGCCCCGCATGACTTACGACGAGGCGATGGAGCGCTATGGCCACGACGCACCCGACCTGCGGTTTGGCATGGAGATTGTCGACTGCACCGATCTAGCAGCCGAAGCAGAGTTCCGCGTCTTTCACAGTGTCGCGACCTCTGGAGGTCGCGTGCGGGCTATCAATGCCAAGAAGGGAACCGAGCAGTATTCTCGGCGTGGCATCGATGGTCTGACAGAATTCGTGGGTGAGTACGGGGCGAAAGGCTTGGCTTGGTTCAGAGTTGAAGAGGATGGCTCGCTTAATTCGACAATCGCCAAGAATTTCACGCCTGAACTGCTCAAGAGAATTGGCGAGCGACTCAATGCCGAGCCAGGGGACTTGTTGCTTTTCGTGGCTGATTCGTTCGCAGTGACGTGCAAAGCCCTGTATGCTCTGCGTTCTAAGATTGCCCGTGAGATGAAGCTTTACGAACCCGGGCAGATGAATTTTTCCTGGGTGGTCGAATTCCCCATGTTCGAGCGAGACGAAGAGGAAGCTCGCTGGCAAGCGATGCACCATCCCTTCACAGCCCCTCGCGATCAGGATTTGGAATTATTAGATACTGATCCGGGCAACTGTCGTGCAAAGGCCTATGATTTAGTGGTCAACGGCTACGAGGCAGGTGGCGGCACGATTCGTATTCACGACAACAAAATTCAGAGCAAGGTCTTTTCTTTGTTGGGTATCGACGAAGAGACCGCCAAGGATCGATTTGGATTCTTGCTTGATGCCCTGCAATATGGTGCCCCACCGCACGGTGGAATTGCCTTGGGCATCGACCGCTGCGTGATGCTGTTTGCCCAATTGGAAAATATTCGCGATTGCATAGCCTTTCCCAAAACACAAAAAGCTACCGATCTTATGACCGAGGCTCCCGGGGAAGTAGATGCCAAACAGCTCCGAGAACTAGCGATCAAATTGGTCGAATGA